The DNA sequence TTCGCATGACCTGGCGAACGACCTTATCCAGCTTCTCTACCGCCTGTTCGCGCTCGGCCTGGCGGCTGGATTTGTCCGCCTTCGACACCAAGTTAAACATGGCGCTGCCAATAGCGGAGGGGAACGGGCGGTAAACGATTGTCAAATAAAGCTCATTGACGCGTAGTTTCTCGTCTGACAGCCGAGACGAGTATTTATCATTCAGGTCTTTGGCAAACCCTTCTGGAAACTCACCTGGAGGAAATCTATGTTCCCTGCGCCGGATAATATGCTGCCACACGCCGACGTTGTGGCTTGATATATTCTTGAGTAACGCGTTAAGACGCTTATGCCAGATATTAACCTGCTCGTCATCGGCACTTTCAAAGCTTGCACCGGTTAGGCGGATTACTTGCATATAATCCCGGTTTTTCGTCATCACCGTGTGGCGATCTACGTGGACCTCAAACGGGAGCCGCTCAGCAACTGGCGGCTCATGTTTGATAACCTTTTTCCTCAAAGTCTCGGCAAAGCTCATAGCAATCCCCTTTTCTGGAGTTTGCGCAATTTGCGCTTACTCAGTTTCTTTCCGACGTTGAACTCAAGGGGACTGTATGTAGCGGCGCGCCAGTAATAGAAGTTACCGAGGAACGCAAACGCCTTAGTCCTACCCCATAGGTAGATCAGTTCAAACGCCCGAGGGTCGTAGAGACAGATGCAATACAGCATCAGGTGAATAGGGATGAAGGCCAGCAGCCACAACAAATTTTTCGTGAGTACGAAACATTCGATGGTGAACACCATGTTGATGATGAAGGCTTGCCAGGTGACTCCCCAGCGCATCGTGGGACGCGTAGGCCCCACGAACAAGGTATCAACTAGGATTCCGTCGTTCTTATCCATGTGGGGCCTCGCTTTGGTGTGGCTCGGTTACACGCCGAACAGGCCGCGAATCCAGGTGACAATCTGGTCGCTACCGAACAGCAAGACGATGCCGACGACTACGCCAATGAGCCACATCCAGTGAATTTTGCCAAACAAGGCTAGGGCACCTACGACCATCACCGCGATACCCGCGACGGGGGTCAGCATTGCCAAGGTGTCGGCGGACAGTCCAGTCGCACCGGTGGTAAACGGGTTTGCTGCCATGGCCAGCGCCGGGAAGATCGAGCCGATAACAGCGGCCACGAACGCCAGGAGGCGGCGAGTTGCTACAGGGCGGGTTGGGGTTTCATGAGTCGTCTGTACTGTCATAGTCAAGCTCCAGGATTATCGGTGCATTGGGGCAATCAAGCCCCCGTATGTAGCTGGCCAGGGTGTTCAAGTTCGGCCAGAGTCGTGGTTGCTTCCTCGCATTGAATAGAGTGTTTTCGCCATCCTTCCAGGTTAAAACCACTATCAGGCTGAATTTCTGTTCCTCTTTTACCTCCCTCAAAATGAACTGTTTAATGGCCTTATTTTTGGCGTTGTCCTCTAGCTGGTCTTCATAGATGGACGTCATTTCAGTGGCCTCGTGTGTTGAGTGTTGGGCCGTTATCGTATCCTTTTCGGATTGTTTCGGCTTCACCTCGCCACACATCGTGGCCACACCCTTTGGCATATTGCCGCTTCGGTTGTGTCTAGTTTGTGGCTCCAGAACTGGCCTCCTTGTCACCGGCTTCGGGTGATTTTTCCAGGGCTGCCCCGCTGTCCTGATCGTCTTCGGGGGATGCTGCGCGCACGTTCTGTTTGCGCTTGTACACGTCCCAATAAGGGACATCTGCCGGTGCTTGGGGGCTGTCCGCCTGGCCCTGCGGGGCCGTCTGCGGGACAAACGCGGGACGACGGGGCCGGGCTACCTTCCCGGCCTGACCGTCTAACTCGCGCTGTAGCGATTCGATGTTGGTTTTATGGCTCTGCACCGAGGCAGCGATCTGCTGCACTTCTTCGGGTGACTTTTGAGCCTTGATGGCGGCGGCCAGATCGGCGTTCGCTTGATCGAGGGATTTTTGTTCCGTAGTCAGCTCATTGGCTAAGATTGCGCG is a window from the Pseudomonas sp. MRSN 12121 genome containing:
- a CDS encoding TrbC/VirB2 family protein, giving the protein MTVQTTHETPTRPVATRRLLAFVAAVIGSIFPALAMAANPFTTGATGLSADTLAMLTPVAGIAVMVVGALALFGKIHWMWLIGVVVGIVLLFGSDQIVTWIRGLFGV
- a CDS encoding type IV secretion system protein VirB3, encoding MDKNDGILVDTLFVGPTRPTMRWGVTWQAFIINMVFTIECFVLTKNLLWLLAFIPIHLMLYCICLYDPRAFELIYLWGRTKAFAFLGNFYYWRAATYSPLEFNVGKKLSKRKLRKLQKRGLL